The DNA region TCTCCTGCTGAATGGATTAGTTAGAGTTAGTTTTGGTAGTATTTGTAATTTgttgttttaaataaaattcttatttaaTCTTTGCATCTGGCATACAAACTCCGTATTTTATACAAGGTATACAAtcaatccaaataaataaataaaattaggtaGTTCTTTTACATAAAAtctctaatttgtttttttaattaattaaaaatggtatattcattgttataaacacattaaaactaccaatttttttttttttttggcaaaacaaAACTACCGATGTTATTATAGATTAAACTCCCACAaagtttgttttcaaaaaaaaaaaaaaaaactcccacaAAGTTTCCAAATCCCCACAGGTAACCCAATCAATACCCCCTAGACCGCCCGAGTCTCcctcggaaaaaaaaaatcattaataattacaaataattgtaaaaaaaaaagaaaaaagaaaaaaagaaggtgaAATAGAAGGATCTAGAAACCCTTGTAGAGCTCACTATATAAAGCCCCTCACAACCCCTTCATGGCTTCATTGAATAAACCAAGCTTACTGTAGCCATGTCCCTGTAGCTTTACGTATTGACTCTTTTTATACATAGATATGCTTTCGCAAAAAAATCAACCTTTTAAATTACAGATaaccatatatttttacaagaaCTTAGTCCATGACTCCATGGTCCATACCAGTCCACTTTCTAGTAAACAATACTTTTGAATGTGTCCAACCCAAATTATTTCTTTAGTACACGAATTGGCAGTGGGGCATTACTTGATTCAGATCTAACAGTGGGGCATTACTTGATTCAGATCTAAGATATTCTACAACAGTCCAAATAAATTTCCCATTTGGACAATCATTGTCCATTCAAACTATATATGGGGAGGGAAGAAGATCCAAATACAataatcaaatttcaaaaaatagaacTTCACTATTACCCACCAAAATATAACTTGTATATTCTTCTCAAAAGAATTGAATTCAAGTATTCAAAAAGAATACTTGAATATTACTTTCAACAGCTGCACCTCAAATACCAAAGGTTCATTTGCATGCGATAAAAGGCTACGTCGAGGACCAAACTGCAACCATGaaccaaaaatcatatatgttttagtcttaatttaattaatgtaCAACACAAACTCTTTATCCTTAATAAAAATGCAATAGGGAGAGTGACTTCCATTAAAGAGAtggcaacaaaagaaaaacaaaatagtcattttaacaaaaaaaggtTATGGGAGTACAAATTCTAGAATATTAAACAGACAAGTTAAAGTGTAACCTCTTCAGGGATTGGCTGTAAGTTTTCGTCAATGTATCCCAAAGAAGGAGGTATTAATGCTCTTCTTTTTCCTGGAAATGTCAGCAATTTCTTTATGTTTATGGAATTGATAGCAAAAGGCAGACATTAGGATCTAGAACCACCAAAATGATAGGTAAACATCACATCTTTACTAACATATGAAATGAATACAAATTTACCATTCAGACTCTTGTTTAGTGTTAAAagatttggacaaaatttgcTTATTGGAATGATAAATAgattattagagagagagagagagagagtggtgATTAAGTTATTTACCGGTTTAATCCAGTATTAAGATTTAAGCAAATAACATTTAATTAATATTGTCTCCCTTAGTATTCTACCTGAATACTAGGGGCACAATTGTTTCAACTTTTctgtatttatttttgttttttatttattttatttttttatgacgAGAAACTCCCTCAAGGTATAGGCCAATGAAAGGCAAATACCAGATGCCCACACTCCACCActaataaaatgtttatttctgtgtgtattttgtttaataataaaatttttatttaccgatcaaaaataaaaattaaaaggaaatgGAATAAAATACAGGAGCATTGGGTGAAATTGAAAATCTAAGCCACTGCTGACTGCTGAGGATGTACATCATCATAGCGGGCCAAAGAAATTGAGGTAGCATTTTATAgcaaaaatcactaaaaaagTTGGAAACCAATTGATAAGCGGACATTCCAATACCTCCAACCCTCATGCCAATCAGAACCTCCTTCAAGCCCTCTATAACCTGTCATGAGAAGCAACTTAGATATTGTGTCTTGCCTGATTACATGCTTGCAAAAAGTAAATAAACCAACAATTAGGAGCCAAGTTAGTGCTGATTCTAATGAATATTTTGAGCTGAATCTATATTATcaagttgaataattttttcataattaggGAAAGCTTACAAAAAATGTTAGTGCTGAAAAATTATTGAGCTAAGTCTTGGAGCAGATACAAAGGGAGTCTCAATTGATATGCACCTGAAGTTAGAACGAACGGAAcataaaaacaagaagaagtAAAATGTGGTTTGGGAAGAAGACTAAAGGAATATGGTGAGATTAAATTTGAAAGATCTGATATCGGACATTTGATATTTCACCTGAAGAGGTCACTTATTGACAGTGGTGATAAAAATGAAAGTGATGTAAATTGCACCATTACAGCGTGAAGATGAAAATTGCTAAATGGTATTGAAATAGTAAATATAATCTCAAGCAATACTCCTCatattttctattctttcaTATTTTACCTTCTCTTTTTGGCATAAGGAATGATCTTCTAATTTCACTACACCCTGTCCTAGTATCTGTCCTAGTACTCACTAGAAAAAGAAGTGACAATTTACTTAAGTCTAGAACAGAAAAAACCTGGTTCTCATCCAAAGGAAGTGTAATTGGTTTGCTTTCTCCACTGAATTGATCCACAGTACTACAGTATAGCACGAGTTCAAAAGAGATCACAGAGGGTGGTCAGATTAACTAGTATAAGTGCAAGAAAGAGAACACTGGAAACAAGATAATTAGTCAATTGAAGTCTGTATACAAAATCCTGCAATGGTTTGAATTTGGATCCTCAATTTTAGGCAAAAATATTCATTCCCTCTATGGTGATTTCGTAAATAACCACAcgtgtaatttttaaattacctGTGAACAAAATATCCATTTGCACGCCTGcatacataattaaattcaactacaTCTCCTTCCTTGGCTTCTGGTCCTTCCCCTTCAATAATCTCTGAAAAAGTAAACTCAAGGATGTTGGTGTATAATTTAggagaaaacaaaattatgctTAGTGTTCCTATTGCATTGAGAGCATGACGCCTTCTTTTTAAATGGGGATGTTAGTGAATCACTTCCATATACAATCTTGTGACACATCCTAAATAAAGCTTAAATGATTGGCAACAGTTCAAGAAAAGATCATCTCTTAAAAGGTCAACCCACTGTGGAGAAGcacaaatgaggaaaatgaGATGTAAGACAATATATCAAGCAGAAAGATAAAGCAATTTTTCAAACACaatacagaaaagaaaaaaactcaagGTGATTAGCTAATAAATTGAATGCAACAAACAGAAATTTAACGTATACTTAGCAACTGTAACTGAATCTTTATGTCTAATTCTTAATATAAGATCATCTAAGATGTTCCTctaaataaacatattaaatGCACTTAATAtctttatcaagaaaaatgaatgtgAATCATACGGATATTTATACCTTGAATTCTCACACCACTGGCTAGCTTGAAGGCCCTGGATGCTTCAAAATCCCAAATAATAATCACATATGAGAATTGATAAAATTCTAGTGCTCGTTTGCACTTTTTCAAAGCTTTTTAAACTTCACATTTTTCTAGGtacaatttttcaaacaatCCTGTTTTCAAAAGGCTGAAAAAAGGCAGCACCAAACGGGCGCTAAAGTGAAGCTTGTGACAACCTTCTGACTACCATGTTTGAGAATAAAATCAAagtttctgtgtgtgtgtgtgtgtgtgtgtgagagagagagagagagagagagagagaactaagAAGAAGGATAACAAATGAATGAACCAGAACACATAAAACATTTTACCGAATAACTTCAGGTTCCTTCATCTCTGGCAGCGGTGCAGCAATAATGGGATAAACACATAACAGGATGGGGTTGAACCCCATAAACTGCAAAAGAAGCCTTCTTGGCAATCTTTTGACCATTAGTGAGGGATATCTATCATGCAAACTTTTAGCCATACCATTTTTAGGTTGTTCATTCTTCATACAGCTGACAAAAGCAAACAAAGTTAAAGACTTAAAGGGTTATGCTACTCAAAATAAAGGTCTCTATTTTTCTCTAAAGGATACATATAGATAccaatcaaaaacataaaatttagatattaagGCATCATTTAGGTTTTTGATATACTAATCGTCTTCATATTTTTTCCaagacaagaaaaacaaaataccaTGCTAATGTATTAGACACTATGTCCTTGCATCCACTAATATATGTCTATCATGTGCTTTTGCAGAACATCTCAGTAAGTAACCTCAAGCTGATGCTTGTGTCAGCTTGTGACATCAGAACCGCAATCATTTTTTGATAGAACATCGAACTCAAAGGCTTAATTATTTGGTAAGACGCCCAACAAGTGCATAAATCCACACCAGAGTCCTCAACCAACCAACCAATACAGGAtcctccaaatttttttgttgacattGACAACAttcaattttactttgtaaTGATCGGAGGCCTTCATGCACATGAGGATACCTAACATGACTCAagaaagcgctagccacatctgtcATATACCCTAAAAGGACAAGTCCAGATAGAATTCAGGCTCCTAATACTCACTTATATAACCAAGATTATCTACTGATTAAACATTCAATGCGGGACTCAGCACATACTCGCACAACACACACACTCATCCAATCCAATCAACATAATCTGGGGCATCAATACCTTTGTTAGAATTATACTTCAATATACTTTTAACAGTCAAGAACAACATTTCAGCAGCATATAACCAAATATGCAGCATACCCAGATGCCAAGTGAAAGAAAATTTAACCCAAATgttcaataaattataattgaaaatttgaaacaagAAAGAACAAACAAAGCATACCCAAATGCCAAAATACTTTTATTCTAATCCCTATAGCCACAAATTCCAACAGGAACAATGCATGGCAAATTCTACTGCaactaaatttgattttttttttaagtatttaaaaagagagagagagagagagagaaactttcTGAGTTCTAGACTGTTGGTATGAATAGTGAATACCACAGCTAACAATAACAATGACTAATGAGTAATGATtgaaaacaataataacaaaatgataatgtttttttttcttgggttaAATTCCACAATGAATGTAAATTCTACTAATTAAAGAAcacaggaaaaaagaaaataaaataaaaaagcagagATTATACCTTGGAGATAAAGAAGCAGCACAAGGTAAGTGAGCTAAGCTTTGGAATGGAAGAGCACCCATTCTCAAAAGAAATGCCAAATGGCAGTTTCAGAAGTATAGTTAACAATGGATAAGCAGAGTACGTAGCAGACCAACTGAGGAATTAGTAAGGTAAGGACTGCTCCTCTGTACAGGCACCCATTATAACCAATGCAATTGTGCCACGTGTTACAGTAAGCGAATAACATTTGATTGGTGCTTGAAGAAGTGAAGGCTTGCACTTGCACATAGGTTGTCCCGGGCTCCCAACTAATCAAAGCCATATTTATGATttcaaaacccaataaaaattccctttttttttatagcaccAATAAAAATTCCTTGTTTGcttacaataaaattatttaaaaaaaattattttaaccaCAATCAATTATATATCCATTTTCACTATTCTTTTACTTTTAGATGATAATGTCTTGCTTATAAACTTTCACATGGACtcatcatattttttatattattcataGTTAGTCATATCaaatagttgtgaaaaaatatatatataaaatttgttgtgatcctataatgtttcttaaaaaataaataaattaaaaaattacttaacGAATAGATCATAGATCGGCATAAATTACCTACCAAGGTGGATCAAGGACCACTTAACTCTGcatattatgtaaaaaaaaaaaaaattgtttttattcctcttcttttttactttttttttctatgcaGAACATAATTATTTGTACAAATAACATTTAAACCCTTCATATTAAATGtggtttcaaattaaacaatatagttttaaaatttttcaaattagacctgaaatttataattgttataaaTTAATCATTACAAAATTCTTAACTTCACAACCAAacataaaacttttaaaattaaatcaaaataaacatCAATCAAATTAGAAAATCAAACCCCCAATTCATactcaaataactaaataatcCAATGTTTGAATTGTGTTAGGGTCTTTTTTGTCACCTTATCATGCGTTGAGCTTTAATTAGCCTAGCTTTTTTTCTCAGACTCAAGTCAAGGAAGTCAATCCCACCACTCATGTCCACATGGAAAGTAAAGAAGGCTAGCACAAAGCGGTAGCCTTAAAGCTTTGTGTGTATCTACACACAAAGCGGTAGCTTTCGAATTAAAGGTGTTAAAGTAACCATAAACACATGAAGCAAAGGCAAATAGCCTTAAAATATGAcaaaagagagaattttttaatcaatgtgATAAGGGATAAAGAGAGGATTCTCTATATGTGATCAAGGATCTAAGAAACTCATTTTAGTCTCTATTATATTTGGCACAAAAAGTTGTGTCTTGTGGGACAATAATAAATGAAGTGGTTTGGGTAGGTGAagtttctattttctcttttataggCGTTTGAgatctgtttattttgttaaaattgaaaattttttgttgaaagtactgtaaataaagattaaagttagttgaaataatacaataagACCCATGAAGAGTACTAAAAAGTGTAATAGGCCCGTACATTGTTGCAAAAATAAGCtgagtaataaaataaattaacaaaaaataagctatCCAAACGCAAATTTAACATTGCCATCTACTTCAGTTTTATACAGGTTTCTAAGGATATCTAAAATCCTCAGCTACTATTttttctgctccactctatactccaccaataaaaacttactacgtgttcacctaattaattaaatactatcattattgacttattaatgctactgttattaattaataatagtatttaattaattagatgaacacgtgacaagtttttattggtggagtatagaatggagcaggaaaagtgggacagaagatttagactcCTTAATTGATAGCTCTTTTGAGTTTCATATTTTTGAGCTGTGGGTTTCATGGGGATCTGGATGACTTAATTTTGTGTTGATTTTGGGTAATATGATCAGTGGAGACTACTTGGTTGGCTTTCCTTGAAGGTTTGCAGCCTATAGTAATAGAAGTTGTTGAATTTGGGGATTATGTCATAGAAAATTTAATGGTGATAAATCTAACATTAAATGCAAATCGGAGTGAAATATGGAACTTTGCGGCAAATGTACTTGCTTCTAAACTTGTTGATTCACACGTGGGACACTTGTGGGCTCATAGAATTGCATGTTCTGCAAGCCCACATGCTAATTTCTTTTAGGCTCAAAAATTCCGAAAGATCCCTTCTTGCACTTTATAAATAGAAGGTGGTATATTGTGTTTTCCTTGTATGCAACATTTTTGTCACATTATGTGGGTACTATAGGTGGATGAGACACATAAATGTGAAAGAGATGCTACATTTagcataaataaaatatattttttttccaaaccaCACTTCTAAAAGTTCCCGTAAGAAGTGTGGTTTGATGGTAGGAGTTCTCGTATCGCTTCACATGATTCTTAGTAGGAGTTAGCAATTCGAGTAGTGACGCTTCAACAAATATGATGTGCCCATGATGATAGTCTCATCAAGGCACTAATGATACACATAATATTACATATTGTCGTCAAATAGCATAGAGTTGATGAGTCCATATCAAAgacccttttttattattaaaaaaaaaaaaaagttaaagaggTTCCCCCAAGAAATATCCCTTCAGGTGGGCTTGGATCACATAGGATGAGATGAAGTAGAAAAAATCATGGTCTTGATATTGCTTCAGTTTATTTATTGACTGGgcctttttataaaaatagccCTCAACAAATTGATAGGATTTTAAATGTCATGAGATTGATTTTGAAACTAGTGAAAATATGAAGTTTAATTTGGaagagttttgaaaattaaggttttaaattgaaactttaatttGAAACCGCCAGTAATATCTTTGTCACGGCCTTAAGGTATTCCATTCCAGTTGCtccctatttttattttgacaaaaattcaaagtagatttctgaagaaaaaaagaaaagacccCGTTTGAATTACGCCTATGTTGTCTAGTTGCTGCAGGGATTGAGCAACTTCTGTGACCGTGTTGTCTAGTTGAGGGCTTAGTGGGTGTGTTGTGGTGGGGATTAAGTGCTGAATTCGAagtgaagaagaaggagagaaTGAGCCTAAAATTCTAGCAAGAACCAGCTCGACTTTCCAATGTCATTCTATTGATGATGTCTTGGTAACATGCTATCAGTAAtacaaaatttctaattaaatcAGTCATGGTGGATAAGAAATGAACTTGTCCTAATTAAATAGCTAGAATCTTCTCAAAATTGGAGATCCTACAATAGCTAGTAGCCTAGTAGCCATTGCCAAGAGCCATGAATGGAAACATTACTATGTGCATTGAATGGAACAATAACTATGTGCTATTTGGTATCTGTCATTTATCTTGAGTAGCAGAATGGCTAAGAGTTGTGTGCTCTTTGAAGCAAAGTAGTAGTTTTGACGAAAATTTAAGTCATTAGTGAAAACATTAAGCCTTGATTTAAAGGCTTTTTAGGTTGAAAGGGCAAGTGTTAAAACCTGTTATTTTGAATTCATAGtaatgaattattattttaaacaaaaaagttttggTGTTGGAAAGCATTATACGgatgataaattgataattatgCTGTTTTTGGTTGATATTTTCTTAGGAAATTTATAATGAAGGGATTTACAATCCCTTAATTTGAAATCCCTTCAATTACCAATTTCCATTTTCTGAACTCCCCAAGCCTCTAACCATCCACTTCAGCCCTgcaattttacaataaaagaaTGGTTGATGTTTGTTTGACATGCATTGTTTTATCGTGACTATTGTGTTATATTTTAGAGTtagtttgattcttttttttttgctatttgaACAGGTATTtctaaaatggaaaaagatgaatataaaaCAGGGAATGAAAACCTACCTGACCATGCAATTGAGGATGTTGTCAGCCACTGTGGCTTGATAAGTAGGTTGAACTTTGCTGCGGTCATAATTGTCAGAATCGGGAGTCGAATCATAGGATCCTACTAGGCTAAAACGACTAAGATTGCAATAAGATCGTGTATTTTTCATAATCGCATGTAAGATTGGTAGGATCATGTAAGATTGGATCCTAAATGATTctaataaaaacccaaattttcttAAGGTTGGCTTAAAAAAACATATGCCCAATCAACCCAATGGATAAAAACGATGCAATACGCTCTCGACAATGTTGAAGTATAAAAACTGTGAACTAAAAAAAACTCACGAAATAAATGATGATGATTACAGTGGTGGCTGATGATAATTATAGTGGCGGCTATGATAAGAATTTTAGAATAGATGATtaatggcatgtttggatgtttaaaaaaggagggagagtagagtagagggaaggggagtaattcaattaccttgtttgggagttttttaaggaaggaggaggagggatttggaggggtttcaactacctccaaccccctcatttttaattcccccaaattggagagatttggagggagagtagagtacataaaattatttataaagtaaattacttaatttacccttattatatttataaaattacaatgttaaaaacaaggggaagggctaattactcccttcccccttactaattataaaaacatccaaacaaggtggagggtaatcattctcctctactctcctccccactactcccctcccctctactcccctctactctcctccctctttaaactcccaaacatgCCATAAATCTTCATTCCACCCTTATTTCTATATTGAACTTggaatttagaattttaaaaacattcaacTGTGTTGTGTTGGGGGGATTAACACCTTGTGAAGATttcttgagtaattaatataacatatagagacactttaacccaaaaggccTAAACCCAATGGAtatgtgctcaattatgttatattaatcacGCATTGTTTCATCTTTATTCAATGTGGGACTTCACTCACACGTGTaacccaacaatctccccctcaCGTGTGAGTCTGCCTTTCTATGGGCCATGAACAAGTCCTACTCACTCCCCCTTGCCTAATGGgcttttcacttcatcaacgcGTCATCCATGAGTCTCTCGTACGCCATCCATGGGAACCATGTGTCAACCCGCACGCACATCCATGGGAACTTCGCACATCCATGTCCATGGGAACCTCGCATCACACCATTATTTAGCACCATTAGCAATATTcctttgttgggcttttttttttttttttttttcttctccaggATCTTTGTGTGTGGATCATTTAGGCTTTCTCTATCCCCGCTGGGTAGGGACCATGAACACCTCACCTCCTTCGCCACGCACCACCATgggctttgataccacttgtcgGGGGGATAAACACCTTGAGGAGTTtccttgaataattaatataacatatagagacacactttaacccaaaagACTTAAGCCCAATAgtatgtgctcaattatgttatactAACTACTTATTCTTCTTATCTTTATTCAATGTAAGACTTCACTCACACGTGTTACCCAAcatgttgatacttgatagtttcttttaaaaacatttttcatctGTGTTGATATTTGatagtttctttattttttgttttgttttgtttttgtttaggaGTTTTTACCTAATAGTTATTTTGACAGTTAGTTATTAGTTATAAATTTGGTGAACTTTTTGGATATATTGTGTAAAAAATGAAGTGTATATGTTTTGTTAGTATATACTACAACAATTGATGGTATAGAAATGACATCATATTGatgtaaatatttattttttaatagatgaATTCATAAGTTAAGTGATTATTCAATATATAAAGTCACTGTCtatgtgttcttttttttccaaaaaaagtaGGATCTTATGATACATGATCCTACATAGAATTTCGACTTTGACAACCTTGACTACAATTGCAAAGTATTAGTACTCATGATTCATAAGATATCACCACCACTTGTAACGAATGTGAGATTTTTTAGGCTTCAAGTATGCATGAACGAGTAATGATGGGACAACTATTTGGAAGGTGTAGAATGAGGGGATCAAATGGATCAAGATTTTATTTAACATTAGAAATTGCTTTTTCGTAGATTGCTCGGAGGCTGGCTTCTCTACAGAGAAAACTTGTACGACAGCCACAaggagttttttctttttgttaatcgGTGCAACTCTTTTTGTTTAAGGTTTCTTTTCATGAAAAATGTAGTCCACACCCTCTATTCGTTTTCCTTGGACTGTATCCTTTATTAGTAGCTGCACTCTTTCTAGAATTTTCAAAAGCGTtaaattttcttgaattgtAACAAATACAATCAGACTTTAGACTTTAGACTTTTAGTTTCCTCCAATGTTTCATAATATGGTTCTAcattgtttataaattttttcaagagaTTGTAACCATATTATCAATTAATTCAACAGAAGATATCCCCCAGAGTAGTCAATGAAGGACAGACTTCTAATATCAGATAATATCTAGATTCACTCTGTACCCTCCTTTTCGACCTTCCAAAGAGTAATTCTTTCTTTGCTGCTACCAACATATGTTCTAACCACAAACCCCATATTTGTTGTCACTAGTGATTCTTTACGAATATTATCAACGTATGATCCCACCTCTTTGAAACAGCAGAAAAAATCAATCGAGTAGTTAGCTCACAATTGCAAAGGATGTCTTCAAGTATATGGTTAGGTATGTTATCTGCTTTATTCATTTTAGAACCTATTCAAATAGCAAAAaagacaaatttataaaattagaaaaaaaaaaaggactaaaatatacaaaaatattaatcaagGTTAATCAATATTAATCCAACTACAAATCAACGAAATATAAGTCATTAAATCAAACGATAATGCTTTCATAGCTACCGAGCtattaaactaaaatcaaatttcatatcaaaCTTCAACCTCATTTCAACAAAGCGATAAAATTTCATACCACTACTTGTGACGAATATGAGATTTTTTAGGCTTCAAGTATGCATGAACGAGTAATGATAGGACAACTATTTGGAAGGTGTAGAATGAGGGGATGGATAAAAAGAGATTTTGTTTGACATTAGAAATTGCTCTTTCGTAGATTGCTCTAAGGTGGCTTCTCTTCAGAGAAAACTTGTACGACAGCCACAaggagttttttctttttgtcaacCGATGCAACTCTTTTTGTTCAATGTGTCTTTTCATGAAAAATGTAGTCCACACCCTCTATTCATCTTTCTTGAACTATCTTCAATTGTAACAAACAATCATACTTTAGACTTTTGACATTTAGTTTCCTCCAATGTTTCATAATATAGTTCtacattatttataaattttctcaAGAGATTGTAACCATATTATCAATTGATTCAATTTCTCTTAGGTTTGAGAGAGAAGTTGTTGAAACTTTTAAGGTgtatttgcaaaaatggttaGCTAAAAGAACAACAATCATAATGGGGACATTGTTTTTGCTTCATAACTTGTAGGTATCAAGTCATAAGTAATGCAACATCACTTTCACATGACACTAacacaacatataatttttatttatgcatTAGCTACAACATGTTATTTGAACTCAAAATTACTCGAAGGTAATTATCTTGAACTCAAAATTACTCGAAGGAAATTATCTGGCTTCAAGTATCAAGTTCTAGGTTTAGTACTATACTACTATCTAACTAAATAAGGAGGGGCAACTTGATGCATTTAGGGGCCTAAGgcaaaaattaattatcttgtttcatatgtaaaattactattaattaatatgaaccacctaaattttttttttaaaaagtatatgaacataaaaaaatttgacaaaactttctACCTTTGTTGAAGTGGCAAATTGATAGTAGTGAGTAAAAGAGTGATGTTAGTGGTGAATCTAgttgaaaactagtaaaagtttgctaactcaattattgtgaaaaatgttgtgaatttttttgtggattgctttctttctttcttttcttttttcttttagaagtgTTATATTCGTAgtatttttcataacaaatcttaggtgttaagttgcttcttgttttctatttgaacctaccactaaaattatttttttgctgtcAATAAATAGCCTTTAA from Castanea sativa cultivar Marrone di Chiusa Pesio chromosome 6, ASM4071231v1 includes:
- the LOC142638680 gene encoding peptidyl-prolyl cis-trans isomerase FKBP16-1, chloroplastic; amino-acid sequence: MGALPFQSLAHLPCAASLSPSCMKNEQPKNGMAKSLHDRYPSLMVKRLPRRLLLQFMGFNPILLCVYPIIAAPLPEMKEPEVIRAFKLASGVRIQEIIEGEGPEAKEGDVVEFNYVCRRANGYFVHSTVDQFSGESKPITLPLDENQVIEGLKEVLIGMRVGGKRRALIPPSLGYIDENLQPIPEEFGPRRSLLSHANEPLVFEVQLLKVIFKYSF